The following coding sequences lie in one Apium graveolens cultivar Ventura chromosome 3, ASM990537v1, whole genome shotgun sequence genomic window:
- the LOC141712614 gene encoding uncharacterized protein LOC141712614 isoform X1, whose translation MVATAICSVSPFPKLVNFHYSDSNPVIKKFQNKCNSDHTKITSTTRKTWNWVLKSSSSSSSDSIASVVATSELKLELESAANVVRKFYGGINGRDLASVEALIADDCVYEDLIFPHPFVGRKAILEFFEKFNDSINEDLQFVIDDISTEDSIAVGVTWHLEWKGKPFPFSKGCSFYKLKVVNGQRKIIYGRDSVEPAIKPGETALDMFIFLKSLPPGYFLIQQNAN comes from the exons ATGGTGGCCACAGCCATTTGTTCAGTGTCACCATTTCCCAAACTCGTGAATTTTCACTACTCTGATTCAAACCCAGtgattaaaaaatttcaaaataaatGCAATTCTGATCACACCAAAATTACAAGCACAACAAGGAAAACATGGAACTGGGTGTTAaaaagcagcagcagcagcagcagcgaTAGTATAGCAAGCGTTGTTGCAACATCAGAACTGAAGTTGGAGTTGGAATCAGCTGCGAATGTTGTGAGGAAGTTTTACGGAGGAATCAACGGTCGTGATTTGGCTTCTGTTGAAGCTCTCATTGCTGATGATTGTGTTTATGAGGATCTTATCTTCCCTCACCCTTTCGTTGGTCGTAAG GCTATCCTTGAATTTTTCGAAAAGTTCAACGATTCTATCAATGAGGATCTTCAGTTTGTTATTGATGATATATCTACAGAGGATAGTATAGCTGTTGGGGTTACTTGGCACCTAG AATGGAAGGGGAAGCCTTTTCCTTTCAGCAAGGGATGCAGTTTTTATAAGTTAAAGGTTGTGAATGGTCAAAGaaagataat TTATGGAAGAGACAGCGTTGAACCTGCTATTAAGCCCGGAGAAACAGCTCTG
- the LOC141712614 gene encoding uncharacterized protein LOC141712614 isoform X2 — protein sequence MVATAICSVSPFPKLVNFHYSDSNPVIKKFQNKCNSDHTKITSTTRKTWNWVLKSSSSSSSDSIASVVATSELKLELESAANVVRKFYGGINGRDLASVEALIADDCVYEDLIFPHPFVGRKAILEFFEKFNDSINEDLQFVIDDISTEDSIAVGVTWHLEWKGKPFPFSKGCSFYKLKVVNGQRKIIYGRDSVEPAIKPGETALVAIRGVTWLLQKFPQLAERF from the exons ATGGTGGCCACAGCCATTTGTTCAGTGTCACCATTTCCCAAACTCGTGAATTTTCACTACTCTGATTCAAACCCAGtgattaaaaaatttcaaaataaatGCAATTCTGATCACACCAAAATTACAAGCACAACAAGGAAAACATGGAACTGGGTGTTAaaaagcagcagcagcagcagcagcgaTAGTATAGCAAGCGTTGTTGCAACATCAGAACTGAAGTTGGAGTTGGAATCAGCTGCGAATGTTGTGAGGAAGTTTTACGGAGGAATCAACGGTCGTGATTTGGCTTCTGTTGAAGCTCTCATTGCTGATGATTGTGTTTATGAGGATCTTATCTTCCCTCACCCTTTCGTTGGTCGTAAG GCTATCCTTGAATTTTTCGAAAAGTTCAACGATTCTATCAATGAGGATCTTCAGTTTGTTATTGATGATATATCTACAGAGGATAGTATAGCTGTTGGGGTTACTTGGCACCTAG AATGGAAGGGGAAGCCTTTTCCTTTCAGCAAGGGATGCAGTTTTTATAAGTTAAAGGTTGTGAATGGTCAAAGaaagataat TTATGGAAGAGACAGCGTTGAACCTGCTATTAAGCCCGGAGAAACAGCTCTG